Proteins encoded within one genomic window of Natator depressus isolate rNatDep1 chromosome 1, rNatDep2.hap1, whole genome shotgun sequence:
- the LOC141997576 gene encoding olfactory receptor 52E8-like isoform X2 — MSDSNTTDFSNPSTFILLGIPGLEAAHVWISIPFCVMYTVTLLGNFTILFIVKTEPRLHEPMYYFLCMLAITDLVLSASTVPKMLSIFWFNSREIDFSLCLTQLYFIHCCIVMESGIVVAMALDRYVAICHPLRHSTTLTYRFVAKIGLAVVLRGSILALPFPFLARQWPYCRTNIISHTYCENIAVVKLACADIRISSYYGLSVAFLVIGLDVSFITVSYIQILRAIFSLPTKDARLKTFGTCGSHLGVILAFYIPALFSFLTHRFGHNVPPYFHILMANMYVLLPSMLNPIIYGVRTKQVRDRLINLYY; from the exons atgtcagattccaacacaaccgacttctccaacccctccaccttcatcctgctgggcattcctggcctggaggcagcccacgtctggatctccatcccttTCTGTGTCATGTACACCGTCACCctcttggggaacttcaccatcctgttTATCGTGAAGACAGAGCCGAGGCTCCATgagcccatgtactatttcctctgcatgctggccatCACCGACCTGGTCCTGTCTGCATCCACCGtgcccaaaatgctgagcatcttctggttcaattccagggagatAGATTTTAGTTTGTGCctcacccagctctacttcaTTCACTGCTGTATAGTGATGGAGTCTGGAATCGTCGTGGCCATGGCTTTGGATCGTTACGTGGCCATCTGCCATCCCCTGAGGCATTCCACCACTCTGACCTACCGCTTTGTGGCCAAAATCGGCCTGGCCGTGGTGCTGCGTGGCAGCATTCTTGCACTGCCCTTTCCTTTCCTGGCAAGGCAGTGGCCATATTGTAGAACCAACATCATCTCCCACACGTACTGCGAGAACATAGCCGTGGTGAAGCTGGCCTGCGCTGACATACGCATCAGTAGTTACTACGGCCTCTCTGTGGCATTCTTAGTGATTGGTCTGGATGTGTCTTTTATCACTGTGTCCTATATCCAGATCCTCAGAGCCATCTTCAGCCTCCCGACAAAGGACGCCCGGCTCAAGACTTTTGGGACCTGTGGCTCCCACCTCGGTGTCATTTTAGCGTTTTATATCccagctctcttctccttcctcacacACAGGTTTGGCCACAATGTGCCCCCGTATTTCCACATTCTCATGGCCAACATGTACGTTCTACTGCCCTCCatgctaaaccccatcatctacggGGTGAGAACCAAACAGGTCCGGGACAGGCT tataaacttgtattactga
- the LOC141997576 gene encoding olfactory receptor 52E8-like isoform X1 encodes MSDSNTTDFSNPSTFILLGIPGLEAAHVWISIPFCVMYTVTLLGNFTILFIVKTEPRLHEPMYYFLCMLAITDLVLSASTVPKMLSIFWFNSREIDFSLCLTQLYFIHCCIVMESGIVVAMALDRYVAICHPLRHSTTLTYRFVAKIGLAVVLRGSILALPFPFLARQWPYCRTNIISHTYCENIAVVKLACADIRISSYYGLSVAFLVIGLDVSFITVSYIQILRAIFSLPTKDARLKTFGTCGSHLGVILAFYIPALFSFLTHRFGHNVPPYFHILMANMYVLLPSMLNPIIYGVRTKQVRDRLLWHVTHIE; translated from the coding sequence atgtcagattccaacacaaccgacttctccaacccctccaccttcatcctgctgggcattcctggcctggaggcagcccacgtctggatctccatcccttTCTGTGTCATGTACACCGTCACCctcttggggaacttcaccatcctgttTATCGTGAAGACAGAGCCGAGGCTCCATgagcccatgtactatttcctctgcatgctggccatCACCGACCTGGTCCTGTCTGCATCCACCGtgcccaaaatgctgagcatcttctggttcaattccagggagatAGATTTTAGTTTGTGCctcacccagctctacttcaTTCACTGCTGTATAGTGATGGAGTCTGGAATCGTCGTGGCCATGGCTTTGGATCGTTACGTGGCCATCTGCCATCCCCTGAGGCATTCCACCACTCTGACCTACCGCTTTGTGGCCAAAATCGGCCTGGCCGTGGTGCTGCGTGGCAGCATTCTTGCACTGCCCTTTCCTTTCCTGGCAAGGCAGTGGCCATATTGTAGAACCAACATCATCTCCCACACGTACTGCGAGAACATAGCCGTGGTGAAGCTGGCCTGCGCTGACATACGCATCAGTAGTTACTACGGCCTCTCTGTGGCATTCTTAGTGATTGGTCTGGATGTGTCTTTTATCACTGTGTCCTATATCCAGATCCTCAGAGCCATCTTCAGCCTCCCGACAAAGGACGCCCGGCTCAAGACTTTTGGGACCTGTGGCTCCCACCTCGGTGTCATTTTAGCGTTTTATATCccagctctcttctccttcctcacacACAGGTTTGGCCACAATGTGCCCCCGTATTTCCACATTCTCATGGCCAACATGTACGTTCTACTGCCCTCCatgctaaaccccatcatctacggGGTGAGAACCAAACAGGTCCGGGACAGGCTGCTCTGGCACGTTACTCATATTGAATAA
- the LOC141997705 gene encoding olfactory receptor 52M1-like, translating to MPDSNTTHFTNPSTFILLGIPGLEAAHVWISIPFCTMYAIAVLGNFAILFIVKSEPSLHGPMYYFLCMLAVTDLVLSTSILPKTLSIFWFNLREIDFNACLTQLYFIYCFSWMESGIFVAMAFDRYVAICNPLSHSTILTNPVVAKIGLAVLLRGGMLILPYPLLARRWPYCKTNIIPHSYCEHIAVVKLACADIRISSYYSLSVAFFFFGLDVFFIIMSYTQILRTIFSLPTKDARRKTFETCSSHLCVILAFYIPTLFSALMHRFGHNVPLHLHILIANMYLLVPPMLNPIIYGVRTKQIRDRLLWLITHKGA from the coding sequence ATGCCAGATTCCAACACAACTcacttcaccaacccctccaccttcatcctgctgggcattcctggcctggaggcgGCCCacgtctggatctccatccccttctgtaccATGTATGCCATAGCTGTCTTGGGGAACTTCGCCATTCTATTCATTGTGAAAAGCGAGCCGAGCCTGcatgggcccatgtactatttcctctgcatgctagCTGTCACCGACCTGGTCCTGTCTACGTCCATCCTGCCCAAAACcctgagcatcttctggttcaatttGAGGGAAATAGATTTCAatgcctgcctcacccagctgTACTTCATTTACTGCTTCTCATGGATGGAGTCTGGGATCTTTGTGGCCATGGCTTTTgatcgctacgtggccatctgcAATCCCCTGAGTCATTCCACTATCCTGACAAACCCCGTGGTGGCCAAGATTGGCCTGGCCGTGCTGCTGCGTGGTGGCATGCTCATACTGCCGTATCCCTTACTGGCGAGGCGGTGGCCATATTGCAAAACCAACATCATCCCCCACTCGTACTGTGAGCACATAGCTGTGGTGAAATTGGCCTGTGCAGACATCCGCATCAGCAGTTACTACAGCCTCTCTGTGGCattctttttttttggtctggatGTCTTTTTTATCATCATGTCCTATACCCAGATCCTCAGGaccatcttcagcctccccacaaaggacGCCCGGCGCAAGACTTTTGAGACTTGCAGCTCGCACCTCTGTGTCATCTTAGCCTTTTACATCCCAACTCTCTTCTCCGCCCTCATGCACCGGTTTGGCCACAATGTGCCCCTGCATTTACACATTCTCATTGCCAACATGTACCTCCTTGTGCCCCCCatgctaaaccccatcatctacggGGTGAGGACTAAACAGATCCGGGACAGGCTGCTCTGGCTCATTACTCATAAAGGGGCCTAA